DNA sequence from the Paenibacillus physcomitrellae genome:
ACGACCAGCGATCCGGCGACGGCCAGCATGGCGATGATGGAAAAATACCGTCCGAAGAAAATCACCAGTCCGGTCGATATGTTCCAATACGGCGTTGCGTCTCCCAGGCCTTCGAACCCGGAACCGTTGTTGGCGGCCGAAGAGGTGTACTCATACAAAGCTTGGCTGAGTCCATGGAAACCCGGGTTGGACAGCGTATCGGCATGCGCAAACAAAGCGATCGCGGTCGGCACCAGAACCAGCAGCGGGCTTATGATCAAGTTGACGGCGATGAGCTTCATCTCTTTGCCTTCGATTTTTCTGCCCAGGAATTCCGGTGTTCGTCCGACCATCAGCCCGGACAGGAAAACCGCAATCATCGCGTACATCAAAACGTTTATAAATCCGGCTCCGACGCCTCCGAACACAGTGTTCAGCATCATATTCGCAAAAGCGACCAATCCGCCTATAGGCGTCAAAGAGTCGTGCATCGTATTTACGGCGCCTGTCTCTGATGCGGTCGTCACGACAGCGTAAAGCGTCGATTGCGCCATTCCGAAGCGGGCTTCCTTCCCTTCCATGGAACCCTGGTCATGCTGAATGCCCATCGCATTCAGGACCGGGTTGCCTGCGCTTTCGCTGGCCAGGGCCACGCCGAGCAGCACGATAAACATCATCGCCATGGAGACAAACAACACGCGCCCTTGCTTGGCATTGCCCACCATTTTTCCGTAAGTAAACGGAAGCGCCGTTCCCAGCAGCAGCATGAGCAAAATTTGCAGCAAATTGCTGATGCCGTTCGGGTTCTCAAATGGATGTGCGGAGTTGACTCCAAAAAATCCCCCGCCGTTGTTTCCGAACTCCTTTATCGACAGGAATGAAGCGACAGGCCCGCGGGCAATTTCCTGTTTGGCCCCTTCCAGCGTTGTAGCTACCGCGGTCGGTTCCAGCGTTTGCGGAACGCCCAAAGCCACAAAGACAACCGCCATCACCAGGGATACCGGCAAAAGAATGCGGGTAATGCCCCGGATGAAGTCCACAAAAAAGTTGCCGAGCGGCTTGCCGGAAATGCCCCGGATAAATGCGATCGCCGCAGCCAGTGCGGAAGCCGGAGCGGCAAACATCAAGAAGATGATGGCCACCATTTGCGACAGATAGGAAAGCCCCGTCTCCCCGCTGTAATGCTGGAGGTTGGTATTCGTCATAAAGCTGATCGCCGTATTAAAAGCGAGCGTAGGCTCCATGGAGGCTACATGGCTCGGGTTCAGCGGCAGGCTGCCCTGAAACCGGAAGATCAAGTAGACGATCAGGATCATCACGCAGTTGCTGAGCAGCAAGGACAGTGCATATTGCTTCCAGCCCTGATTGTCCTTGCGTATGCCGCTGACAGAATAGATAGGCTTCTCCAGCCAGCCAAAGCCGCGGTCCAGACCGGTTGGTTCATAATTAAAAGCCTTCGCTATATACAGGCCCGCCGGACGGGCGAGCAATAGCGATATTAGTAAGGTGATTGCTATGGCAATCCAGTTTTCAATACTCACAGGG
Encoded proteins:
- the kdpA gene encoding potassium-transporting ATPase subunit KdpA; translated protein: MENWIAIAITLLISLLLARPAGLYIAKAFNYEPTGLDRGFGWLEKPIYSVSGIRKDNQGWKQYALSLLLSNCVMILIVYLIFRFQGSLPLNPSHVASMEPTLAFNTAISFMTNTNLQHYSGETGLSYLSQMVAIIFLMFAAPASALAAAIAFIRGISGKPLGNFFVDFIRGITRILLPVSLVMAVVFVALGVPQTLEPTAVATTLEGAKQEIARGPVASFLSIKEFGNNGGGFFGVNSAHPFENPNGISNLLQILLMLLLGTALPFTYGKMVGNAKQGRVLFVSMAMMFIVLLGVALASESAGNPVLNAMGIQHDQGSMEGKEARFGMAQSTLYAVVTTASETGAVNTMHDSLTPIGGLVAFANMMLNTVFGGVGAGFINVLMYAMIAVFLSGLMVGRTPEFLGRKIEGKEMKLIAVNLIISPLLVLVPTAIALFAHADTLSNPGFHGLSQALYEYTSSAANNGSGFEGLGDATPYWNISTGLVIFFGRYFSIIAMLAVAGSLVVKKTVPESSGTFRTDNALFGTVFVGAAVIVGALTFFPALALGPIAEFLTLKP